Proteins from a genomic interval of Acanthopagrus latus isolate v.2019 chromosome 7, fAcaLat1.1, whole genome shotgun sequence:
- the si:ch211-148l7.4 gene encoding zinc finger protein 226, with protein MDGVSWSATRAQESFNRPTTAADTLSKLASFIARSETKPHAGNQRQQPSHLATYVCPECGKGFPYAADLLHHQEQKHTLPKPHRCPSCGQEFSLRSSLQLHRCPACTNHTPDPSRLQDKSPHRQPHLMDSSPYACAPCGRGFSQKQALLHHQQAGCNEPPSPSDIVDASSLPDDSPPASEGDSTRSDSSDTPGLGSRTAKMCQFCSRIFRTEAGLQRHKQTSHTEEWLMTSLGQKTKAGGTGGEVTKGENRKVCVDPINRPKSKNKLLSCRSCDMVFRSTSKLYLHRKEKHSREKNIREPRPVMSKCRRRGTYPCQVCGKIFFHHLSLRAHYKQHSASSFTLIKNTSQSVGCTTKDYSLTEDRPNKIKMNLADNKTVRAGPRTPGKVAVVTYPERCRELPEVAKAAAVVVVDEEEEEEEEEEEVEREFPCPSCAEVFSLQSQLREHVELHQSAVKRRQCSVCTKEMDTCKWPGSKRHRLYHCVPCQQGFSALDSFLEHCQEHLRVRVEEDSITEGYTHPASKA; from the coding sequence ATGGATGGAGTCAGCTGGAGCGCCACCAGGGCCCAGGAGTCGTTCAACCGACCCACAACCGCCGCAGACACTCTCTCCAAGCTCGCCAGCTTCATCGCACGGTCTGAGACAAAACCACACGCAGGAAACCAGAGGCAGCAACCATCCCACCTAGCCACATATGTTTGTCCAGAATGTGGTAAGGGCTTCCCATATGCCGCAGACCTGTTGCACCACCAGGAACAGAAGCACACGCTACCTAAGCCTCACCGGTGTCCCTCCTGTGGACAGGAGTTCTCTCTGAGGTCGTCCTTACAGTTACACAGGTGTCCTGCATGTACAAATCACACCCCGGATCCTAGCAGGCTACAGGACAAGTCACCTCACCGCCAGCCTCACCTCATGGACAGTAGCCCTTATGCATGTGCCCCGTGTGGAAGAGGCTTCAGCCAGAAGCAGGCTTTGCTGCACCATCAGCAGGCTGGTTGTAATGAACCACCATCCCCATCAGATATAGTGGATGCTAGTAGCCTTCCAGATGACTCTCCACCAGCATCTGAGGGAGACTCCACCCGCTCAGATTCTTCAGATACACCAGGGTTGGGCAGCAGAACTGCGAAAATGTGCCAGTTCTGTTCAAGAATCTTCCGCACAGAGGCTGGACTGCAACGCCATAAACAGACCAGCCACACAGAGGAATGGCTGATGACTTCACTGGGACAAAAGACCAAAGCAGGTGGGACTGGTGGAGAAGTGACAAAAGGAGAGAATAGAAAGGTGTGTGTAGATCCAATTAATAGGCCAAAGTCTAAAAACAAGCTTCTGAGCTGTCGCTCTTGCGACATGGTTTTCAGGAGCACCTCTAAGCTGTACCTGCACAGAAAAGAGAAGCACAGCAGGGAGAAAAATATCAGAGAGCCAAGGCCAGTCATGAGCAAGTGCAGGAGAAGAGGCACGTATCCATGTCAGGTCTGTGGAAAAATCTTCTTCCATCATTTGTCACTTAGAGCACATTACAAACAGCACTCAGCCTCAAGCTTCACCTTGATCAAAAATACAAGCCAGTCCGTAGGATGTACCACCAAAGACTACAGCTTAACAGAAGATAgaccaaacaaaataaaaatgaacctAGCAGATAACAAGACTGTGAGGGCTGGTCCAAGGACGCCTGGGAAAGTGGCCGTGGTTACTTATCCAGAGCGATGCCGAGAATTGCCAGAGGTGGCGaaggcggcggcggtggtggtggtagacgaggaggaggaggaggaggaggaggaagaggaggttgAGAGAGAGTTCCCATGCCCCTCCTGTGCAGaggttttctctctgcagtcacAGCTAAGGGAGCATGTGGAGCTCCACCAGTCCGCCGTGAAGAGGAGGCAGTGCAGTGTGTGCACAAAGGAAATGGACACCTGCAAATGGCCGGGCTCAAAGAGACACAGGCTGTACCACTGTGTGCCCTGCCAGCAGGGCTTCTCAGCACTGGACTCTTTCCTAGAACACTGTCAGGAGCACCTGCGagtcagggtggaggaggacagtATCACAGAGGGCTACACACATCCAGCCAGCAAAGCCTGA
- the snrpg gene encoding small nuclear ribonucleoprotein G, which produces MSKAHPPELKKFMDKKLSLKLNGGRHVQGILRGFDPFMNLVVDDSLEMGPGGQQNSIGMVVIRGNSIIMLEALERV; this is translated from the exons ATGAGCAAAGCACACCCACCCGAGTTGAAGAA gtTTATGGACAAGAAGCTTTCGT TGAAGTTGAATGGGGGCAGACATGTGCAGGGCATCCTGCGGGGGTTTGACCCCTTTATGAACCTGGTGGTGGATGACTCTCTGGAGATGGGCCCTGGAGGACAGCAGAACAGCATCGGCATGGTG GTTATCAGGGGAAACAGCATCATCATGTTGGAGGCCTTGGAGAGAGTAtga
- the LOC119022649 gene encoding pyridoxal phosphate homeostasis protein, producing the protein MWKVAMSEEVGKALRSVVERVNQAAARRPKTLPAVSPRLVAVSKTKPPDMVVEAYRQGQRNFGENYVNELVEKASDPQILDLCPEIKWHFIGHLQKNNVNKLLGVPNLFLVETVDSMKLADKVNSSWQRVRGASTQRLKVMLQINTSGEASKHGLPPEETVTTVKHIVSQCSALHFLGLMTIGRYGYDLSLGPNPDFQMLLTRRQEVCDTLKLPLEEVELSMGMSTDFEHAIEVGATNVRVGSVIFGNREYPNSAANTPNPSPAPSPAPSPEKSSKVVSEEAAKKMQHLTVSRP; encoded by the exons ATGTGGAAAGTAGCAATGTCGGAGGAGGTTGGGAAGGCGCTACGGTCGGTCGTGGAGCGGGTGAACCAGGCGGCGGCACGACGGCCCAAG ACACTGCCAGCTGTGTCGCCCCGCCTCGTAGCTGTCAGCAAGACAAAACCCCCGGACATGGTTGTGGAGGCGTATAGACAAGGGCAGCGGAACTTTGGAGAAAATTAC GTTAATGAACTTGTGGAGAAAGCTTCAGATCCTCAG ATTTTAGACTTGTGTCCAGAAATCAAGTGGCACTTTATCGGCCACCTACAGAAGAATAATGTCAACAAACTTTTGG GTGTGCCAAACCTGTTCCTTGTGGAGACGGTGGACTCCATGAAGCTGGCTGACAAAGTGAACAGCTCATGGCAGCGTGTCAGAGGAGCCAGCACACAGAGGTTAAAGGTCATGTTGCAGATCAACACCAGTGGAGAAGCAA GTAAACACGGCCTTCCACCAGAGGAGACTGTGACCACAGTGAAACACATTGTGTCCCAGTGCTCAGCCCTGCACTTCTTAGGACTCATGACCATTGGGCGCTATGGCTATGACCTCTCCCTGGGCCCCAACCCAGACTTTCAG ATGCTGCTGACTCGGAGGCAGGAGGTGTGTGACACTCTGAAGTTACCTCTGGAGGAGGTGGAACTCAGCATGGGTATGTCCACAGACTTTGAACACGCG ATCGAGGTTGGTGCCACAAACGTTCGGGTGGGTAGTGTTATATTCGGCAACAGGGAGTATCCCAACAGTGCAGCGAACACTCCAAATCCCAGCCCTGCTCCCAGCCCCGCTCCCAGCCCGGAGAAATCCTCCAAGGTGGTGTCAGAAGAGGCTGCCAAGAAAATGCAGCACCTCACTGTGTCGAGACCCTAA
- the tmed4 gene encoding transmembrane emp24 domain-containing protein 4 translates to MMLTPAAGVILVLTWIHPSYALYFHIGETEKKCFIEEIPDETMVIGKYRTQLWDKQTSSFLPSTPGLGMHVEIKDPDTKVILSRQYGSDGRFTFTSHTPGEHQICLHSNSTKMALFAGGKLRVHLDIQVGEHTNNYPEIAAKDKLTELQLRVRQLLDQVEQIQKEQNYQRYREERFRMTSESTNQRVLWWSIAQTLILIITGIWQMKHLKSFFEAKKLV, encoded by the exons ATGATGCTCACCCCCGCTGCAGGTGTTATTTTAGTATTAACTTGGATTCATCCAAGTTACGCATTGTATTTCCACATaggagagacggagaaaaaaTGCTTCATTGAAGAAATCCCAGACGAGACCATGGTTATTG GAAAGTACAGGACTCAGCTGTGGGACAAGCAGACCAgttccttccttccatccacCCCTGGCCTTGGGATGCATGTGGAGATCAAGGATCCAGATACAAAG GTCATCCTTTCTCGTCAGTATGGGTCAGATGGACGGTTCACCTTCACCTCCCACACTCCTGGGGAACATCAGATCTGTTTGCACTCGAACTCCACCAAAATGGCTCTTTTTGCAGGAGGGAAACTG AGAGTTCATCTGGATATTCAGGTTGGAGAACATACCAACAACTATCCTGAAATTGCAGCTAAGGACAAACTCACCGAGCTGCAACTGCGAGTCCGACAGCTACTGGACCAAGTTGAACAGATCCAGAAGGAGCAAAACTACCAGAGG TATCGTGAAGAGCGGTTTCGCATGACGAGCGAGAGCACCAACCAGCGCGTTCTCTGGTGGTCCATCGCTCAGAcgctcatcctcatcatcaccgGCATTTGGCAGATGAAGCACCTCAAAAGCTTCTTTGAGGCCAAGAAACTGGTGTAA